In Natronococcus sp. AD-5, the genomic window GCGCTGGTCGTCCGGACTGATGTCGCCGATGATCCCCGCCTGCAGGCTCGCCCCGAGCGTGACGAAGGCGATCACCGCCGCGATGCCGATCACGACGCCGAGCGTCGTCAGCGCCGAGCGAAGCTCGTGGCTGCGGATCGACCGCCAGGCCAGGCGCAGGCTCGCGCGCGGGCGCATCAGCGGTTCGCCCCGTTGCCGCCCGCACGGTCGAGATTACCGGTCGCGCCGTCGAGTTCCTCGACGCGTTCGATCTTCCCGTCGAGCAGGTGGACGATCCGCTCTGCGCGCTCGGCGACGTGGGGCTCGTGCGTGACGACGACCATCGTCGTGCCGGCGTCGTGAAACTCGCCGAAGAGGTCGAGCACCTCGGCCTCCGTCCCGGTATCTAAGTTTCCGGAGGGCTCGTCGGCCAGCACGATCGCCGGATCGTTCACCAGCGCTCGCGCGAGCGCGACCCGCTGGCGCTGGCCGCCGGAGAGCTCGTTCGGCCGGTGGTCGGCCCGGTCGCCGAGGCCGACCCGCTCGAGCAACTCCCGCGCCCGCTCGCGGCGCTCGGCCCGGTCGACGCCCTGGAACAGCTGCGGAAGCGCGACGTTCTCGAGCGCGGTCAGCCGCGGCATGAGGTTGAAGGTCTGGAAGACGAAGCCGACCTCGGTCCCGCGGAGGCGGGTCCGTTCGCGCTCGCCGAGGCTCCCGACGTCGCGGTCGCCGATCGATACCACCCCCTCGGAGGGCGTATCGAGACAGCCGACGAGATTCATCAGCGTCGACTTACCCGACCCGCTCGGACCCATGATCGCCGTGTACGATCCGCGAGGGATCTCGAGCGAGACGCCGTCGAGCGCGTGGACGGGCTCGCCGACGCGGTAGGTCTTGCGGACGTTCGAGAGCGAGACCGCCGTGTCGGTGGTCGCCATGGGGTCCCGTCTACGGAACCGACGAAAAAGATTCGTGAGCGAAAGCGCTCGCTCGAACTGACGGACCGCCCCGTTACGACGGTCGGCGGCGCGCTGGCCGCGGAGCCACGCTCGAGGCGTCGAATTCGGAGCAACGAGGGTGCGGGCTGAGACCTCTGCTGGACGGTTGTGACGTCTGACGGCCGTAACTCACCATCGTGGCCCCAGCCGGTTCACAGTTCCCTCGAGTACGACAAGTATCTTTCCTTCAATACGTGTTCCACCGTACAAAATACGCGATTCGGCTCGATATACTCGAGTCGCGCCGCCGCGTTTACGCGGCGCCGGCGAGCGTTTGCCCCGACCGATACCGAAACGAACGTCTCACGCAGTGAAAACGGACCGATAGTACAAATCCGATGGCGTCGAACACCGAGACGGCCATGGGGGATGGCCAGCAGGGAATACAGCCAGCCGCACGCGTGGCGTGCGAATCAGTACTTTCTTGCCGGACCCGTCGGACCGCTCGAGCGCGCCGCTCGTCGACTCCGGATCGCCGGTTCGCGATACGACTGCAACGCTTTTCCCACCGGGGTTCGCTTCACGACGTATGAAGACCGAAGGAGGATCCGACGCGGCGAAGCGACGCGCGGGCGAACGCGCGGCCGAAGAGGTCGAGGACGGGTCCGTCGTCGGACTCGGAACCGGGTCGACGACGGCCGCCGCGATCGAGGCGATCGGACGGGCCGTCGACGACGGACTCGACGTGCGCGGGATCCCAACCTCCTTTCAGTCCCGCCGGCTGGCCCTCGAGGTCGGCATCCCGCTGACGACGCTCGACGCGGTAGAGCGCGTCGACCTCGCGATCGACGGCGCCGACCAGGTCGTCGACGACGCCGACGCGGCCGCGTTCGGCGCCCTCATCAAGGGCGGCGGCGCGGCACACGCGCGCGAGAAGTTCGTCGACGCGACGGCCGACCGGTTCGTCGTCGTCGCCGACCCGTCCAAGCTGACCGACCGGCTCGAGCGCCCGGTTCCGATCGAAGTCCTCCCCGACGCGCACACCGTCGTCGCCGACCGCGTCACCGACCTCGGCGGCGAACCGACGCTGCGAAACGCCGAAGGGAAGGACGGCCCCGTCGTGACCGACAACGGAAACCTGGTGCTCGACTGCGAGTTCGGCGCGATCGACGATCCCGAGACGCTGGCGACCCGACTCTCGAGCGTCCCGGGAGTCGTCGAACACGGCATCTTCGTCGATCTGGCGGACG contains:
- a CDS encoding ABC transporter ATP-binding protein; the encoded protein is MATTDTAVSLSNVRKTYRVGEPVHALDGVSLEIPRGSYTAIMGPSGSGKSTLMNLVGCLDTPSEGVVSIGDRDVGSLGERERTRLRGTEVGFVFQTFNLMPRLTALENVALPQLFQGVDRAERRERARELLERVGLGDRADHRPNELSGGQRQRVALARALVNDPAIVLADEPSGNLDTGTEAEVLDLFGEFHDAGTTMVVVTHEPHVAERAERIVHLLDGKIERVEELDGATGNLDRAGGNGANR
- the rpiA gene encoding ribose-5-phosphate isomerase RpiA; this translates as MKTEGGSDAAKRRAGERAAEEVEDGSVVGLGTGSTTAAAIEAIGRAVDDGLDVRGIPTSFQSRRLALEVGIPLTTLDAVERVDLAIDGADQVVDDADAAAFGALIKGGGAAHAREKFVDATADRFVVVADPSKLTDRLERPVPIEVLPDAHTVVADRVTDLGGEPTLRNAEGKDGPVVTDNGNLVLDCEFGAIDDPETLATRLSSVPGVVEHGIFVDLADATYVGTDDGVEERRY